In the genome of Petrotoga miotherma DSM 10691, one region contains:
- a CDS encoding DMT family transporter, with protein sequence MIRAFLWLLLVTVIWGSTFPIHKVMLTDLQTLPYLFIRFGIAAVLSFLIWKKHSFKYGATLGIILGLAHALQTYGINFTDASKSGFITSLYIPFTPIISYLIEKEKPNFIQWLCFPLSLLGSYMLFGGISGFNFGDFLTFLGAVLFAVHIVLITKFSKVVEETSLLAYQFLFAAIINVSISFNSSWKLGAPIWLTAIYTAIAATIVVNFLQARYQKVIGSNSTVLIFIGEPIFASLFSFIFLGERFSGLQMIGASIMIGVIILTTFSYRVNKYLKERLDLKEL encoded by the coding sequence TTGATTAGAGCATTTTTATGGCTTTTGCTAGTTACTGTAATATGGGGTTCTACCTTTCCAATTCACAAGGTAATGTTAACTGATCTTCAAACTTTGCCCTATTTGTTTATAAGGTTTGGTATTGCGGCTGTTTTATCCTTCCTTATTTGGAAAAAGCATTCTTTCAAATATGGGGCAACCTTAGGAATAATTTTAGGATTGGCACATGCCCTGCAAACTTATGGGATCAATTTTACAGATGCTTCAAAAAGTGGATTTATTACCTCTTTATATATTCCATTTACCCCTATAATTTCTTATTTAATTGAAAAAGAAAAACCTAACTTCATTCAGTGGTTATGTTTTCCTTTGTCTTTGTTAGGTTCTTACATGCTTTTTGGAGGTATTTCAGGGTTTAATTTTGGGGATTTCTTAACGTTTTTGGGTGCCGTTTTGTTTGCAGTTCATATTGTTTTAATAACGAAATTTTCAAAAGTTGTTGAAGAAACATCGCTTTTAGCTTATCAGTTTTTATTTGCTGCTATAATCAATGTGTCAATTTCATTCAATTCTAGTTGGAAATTAGGTGCTCCAATTTGGTTAACCGCTATATACACTGCAATAGCAGCGACCATAGTTGTGAATTTTCTGCAAGCTAGATATCAAAAGGTAATTGGTTCTAATTCAACCGTTCTTATATTCATTGGAGAACCAATATTTGCTTCGTTATTTTCATTTATTTTTTTGGGAGAGAGATTTTCTGGATTGCAGATGATTGGGGCTTCAATTATGATTGGAGTAATAATTTTGACTACTTTTTCATACAGAGTTAATAAATATTTGAAAGAGAGATTAGATTTAAAAGAGCTTTAA
- the rapZ gene encoding RNase adapter RapZ, whose translation MQTKPTVFIITGLSGAGKTLLLQSLEDEGYYTVDNIPPHLIEHFLNILCTSNVKKLAIVSDIRWKNPDKLNELFKNVESLAKCNMEIHKVFLKADKSELINRYKKTRRTHPLGLSLENAIDEEMKVMSEIESSCDIVIDTSSTEPTEFKKRFFQMIKEDMKKLKLNFISFGFKNGIPQISDYVFDVRYLPNPFYFPEMYELTGLDLKVIEFLEKFKETHETVEKIANLAKFIQDKYSESGRIEAYFCIGCTGGQHRSVYVAQKVYEILKNEGREVSIDHRDIER comes from the coding sequence TTGCAAACAAAACCAACCGTTTTCATAATAACCGGTTTATCTGGTGCGGGTAAAACCTTATTATTACAATCTCTTGAAGACGAAGGGTATTATACAGTTGACAACATACCACCCCATTTAATAGAGCATTTTTTAAACATTTTATGTACAAGTAATGTTAAGAAACTCGCTATTGTCAGTGATATCAGATGGAAAAATCCCGATAAATTGAACGAACTATTTAAAAATGTTGAAAGTTTAGCCAAATGTAATATGGAAATTCATAAAGTCTTTTTAAAAGCTGATAAAAGCGAGTTAATCAATAGATACAAAAAAACCAGAAGGACCCATCCGTTAGGTCTTTCCTTAGAAAACGCCATAGATGAAGAAATGAAAGTTATGTCAGAAATAGAAAGTTCTTGTGACATAGTTATCGATACTTCCTCAACAGAACCGACTGAATTTAAAAAAAGATTCTTTCAGATGATAAAAGAAGATATGAAAAAATTAAAGTTAAATTTTATCAGTTTTGGATTTAAAAACGGTATTCCACAAATCTCTGATTATGTTTTTGACGTGAGATATCTCCCAAACCCCTTTTATTTTCCAGAGATGTATGAACTTACTGGTTTAGATTTGAAAGTAATTGAATTCCTTGAAAAATTTAAAGAAACTCATGAAACTGTTGAGAAGATTGCTAATTTAGCCAAGTTCATCCAAGATAAATATTCTGAAAGTGGTCGTATAGAAGCATATTTTTGCATAGGTTGCACAGGAGGTCAACATAGATCGGTTTACGTTGCTCAAAAGGTTTATGAAATTTTAAAAAATGAAGGTAGAGAAGTAAGCATAGATCATAGAGACATAGAAAGATAA
- a CDS encoding ribonuclease H-like YkuK family protein — protein MGTVEFKELTNFIKLFLENKSYKVWVGTDSHARDGHVTFATAIVIYKVGNGATYFYYVTHERRSYDMYSRLIKEAEFSLNTAEFIENHLNLIKPEIHLDIGLNGRSKEVFSVITGYVKGLGYNYKIKPESFAATNVAHLYTK, from the coding sequence ATAGGCACTGTAGAATTCAAAGAGTTAACTAATTTCATTAAATTATTTTTAGAAAACAAAAGTTACAAAGTGTGGGTAGGTACAGATAGCCATGCAAGAGATGGACATGTAACTTTTGCGACAGCTATAGTAATTTACAAAGTAGGCAATGGGGCTACATATTTTTATTATGTCACTCACGAACGTAGGTCATACGATATGTACTCAAGATTGATAAAAGAAGCAGAATTTAGTTTAAACACCGCAGAATTTATCGAAAATCACTTAAATTTAATAAAGCCAGAAATACACCTTGATATAGGTTTAAACGGTAGATCAAAAGAGGTTTTTAGTGTTATTACAGGCTACGTAAAAGGTTTGGGATATAATTATAAAATAAAACCAGAATCATTTGCAGCTACTAATGTTGCTCATCTATATACCAAGTAA
- a CDS encoding V-type ATPase subunit, producing MIPGLTSKVKALYSKILNQSDYHNLIEASSITEIVAYLKNNTHYNEVLVGTDIANLHRRDVEILIRKSILSDFYHLYFYLPVKVQKLFKLIERRYEIENIKFIFRSLHSGHLEYISKERLFPVNHKTISEETFMAIKNFDDALNTFKNSIYSGVITSAYDNYRKTKKLQYLLNAIDFWYFSSLESEFKKTPEFSSNLRDLFFKQVDLINIQWIYRARILFKLSTSEVLNLLLPITFKLSKSEIENLSTSEDLNDFIKKVSSTFYGEYFKNINQNIFSYIIERLCNRILLKEAKQLISETQNGLTVMSGYLFLREYEYKDLITLIEAKRYKIPNDRFNAFLLLIEE from the coding sequence ATGATCCCTGGACTAACATCTAAAGTTAAAGCACTGTATTCCAAAATCCTTAATCAAAGTGATTATCACAATTTAATAGAAGCGAGTTCGATAACAGAAATAGTCGCTTACTTAAAAAACAACACTCATTACAATGAAGTATTAGTAGGAACGGATATAGCAAATTTACACAGAAGAGACGTGGAAATATTGATACGAAAATCTATATTATCAGACTTTTACCATTTGTATTTTTATCTACCAGTCAAAGTTCAAAAATTATTTAAGTTAATAGAAAGGCGTTATGAAATTGAAAATATAAAATTTATCTTCCGTTCTCTACATTCTGGTCATTTAGAATATATTTCAAAGGAAAGACTTTTCCCCGTCAATCACAAAACCATTAGTGAAGAGACATTCATGGCGATAAAGAACTTTGATGACGCTTTAAACACATTTAAAAATAGCATTTACTCTGGTGTAATTACTTCTGCCTACGACAATTACAGAAAAACAAAAAAATTACAATATTTGTTAAACGCCATTGACTTTTGGTATTTTTCCAGTTTGGAATCAGAATTCAAAAAAACTCCAGAATTTTCTTCAAACTTGAGGGATTTATTCTTCAAACAAGTGGATTTAATAAATATTCAATGGATCTATAGAGCAAGGATTCTCTTCAAACTTTCTACAAGTGAAGTTTTAAACTTATTGCTCCCAATAACTTTTAAATTATCAAAAAGTGAAATAGAAAATCTTTCAACTTCGGAAGATCTCAATGATTTCATCAAGAAAGTTTCTTCAACTTTCTATGGAGAATATTTTAAGAATATTAACCAAAATATATTTTCCTACATAATAGAAAGGCTATGTAATAGAATATTGTTGAAAGAAGCAAAACAATTAATATCTGAAACCCAAAATGGTTTGACAGTTATGAGCGGATATTTATTTCTTAGAGAATATGAATATAAAGATTTAATTACTCTTATAGAAGCCAAAAGGTATAAAATTCCCAATGATAGATTCAACGCTTTTTTGCTGTTGATTGAGGAGTGA
- the ltaE gene encoding low-specificity L-threonine aldolase — translation MRYIDIRSDTVTQPTQEMREAMFKAEVGDDVYDEDPTMKKLEKYAAEVVGKEDALFVPSGTFGNQLSIFTHCERGNEVILDDSCHIVVHEVGAASVIAGVQLRTINSDKEVMAPQDIKNRIRKGEDDLHFPSTGLICLENAHSNGRVVSLENMKEISETAHEKGIPVHLDGARVFNAATYLNVDPKEITQYCDSVMFCLSKGLCAPVGSLLAGSKDFIQKAKKKRKLMGGGLRQAGFLAAAGLIALEKMRFRLKEDHENARYLGERLNEIPEISVNLDDIHINMVFFRINKDINFREMVSFFLEKGIKINPPENGELRFVTNYWVSKKDVDYIVETMKEYLKK, via the coding sequence GTGAGATACATAGATATCAGAAGTGATACCGTTACGCAACCTACTCAAGAGATGAGAGAAGCGATGTTTAAGGCAGAAGTTGGGGATGATGTTTACGATGAAGACCCAACGATGAAAAAATTAGAGAAATATGCTGCGGAAGTAGTTGGAAAGGAAGACGCACTTTTTGTTCCTAGTGGAACGTTTGGTAACCAACTTTCCATCTTTACTCATTGTGAAAGAGGAAATGAAGTTATCCTTGATGATAGTTGCCATATTGTTGTTCACGAAGTCGGGGCAGCTTCGGTAATTGCTGGCGTACAATTGAGAACTATAAATAGTGATAAGGAAGTTATGGCACCTCAGGATATTAAAAATAGAATAAGAAAGGGAGAAGACGACCTTCATTTTCCATCTACTGGATTGATATGTCTAGAAAATGCTCATTCCAATGGAAGGGTTGTGTCGCTTGAAAATATGAAAGAAATATCTGAGACAGCTCATGAGAAAGGAATTCCTGTTCATTTGGATGGAGCTAGAGTATTCAACGCTGCAACCTACTTGAACGTTGATCCCAAGGAGATAACTCAATATTGTGATTCAGTCATGTTTTGCCTTTCAAAGGGTCTATGTGCTCCCGTAGGTTCTTTACTGGCCGGGAGTAAAGATTTCATTCAAAAGGCCAAAAAGAAACGGAAACTGATGGGTGGGGGATTAAGGCAAGCTGGATTTTTAGCTGCAGCAGGATTAATTGCCCTTGAAAAGATGAGATTCAGACTAAAAGAAGATCATGAAAACGCTAGATATCTAGGAGAAAGGTTAAATGAAATCCCTGAAATTTCTGTGAACTTAGACGATATTCATATAAATATGGTTTTTTTCAGAATAAACAAAGATATAAATTTTAGGGAAATGGTATCGTTTTTTTTAGAAAAAGGTATCAAAATAAATCCACCAGAAAATGGAGAATTAAGATTTGTAACTAATTATTGGGTAAGTAAAAAAGACGTGGATTACATTGTTGAAACAATGAAAGAATATTTAAAGAAGTGA
- the ispE gene encoding 4-(cytidine 5'-diphospho)-2-C-methyl-D-erythritol kinase — translation MHLKAFGKVNLYLDVISRRKDNYHNILTLFQSINEHDDIFIEFSKSEIFESEPSLNISWDKNIIKKSIETFKKETGFYNFNLKIKLIKNLPMGGGLGGGSADSAAVLNFLSKNFKISEKELFEISFKIGSDVPFLLKGGTAIGKGKGEILEFLEPLKLNIQIYPMNYKIDTKKMYEKLDQNWESIDHFGDPYKLYEALKNNDIITAKQNAFNVFEQVVFKEYPKLKQKKEDIEKDEGIIFALMTGSGSTLYKVIATN, via the coding sequence ATGCATTTAAAAGCCTTTGGAAAAGTTAACCTTTACTTAGATGTAATTAGTAGGCGAAAAGATAATTATCATAATATTTTAACGCTTTTCCAATCGATTAATGAACACGACGATATATTTATTGAGTTTTCCAAAAGCGAAATATTTGAATCAGAACCATCTTTAAACATCTCGTGGGATAAGAATATAATAAAAAAGTCCATAGAGACCTTTAAAAAAGAAACGGGTTTTTACAATTTTAACTTAAAAATTAAGCTTATTAAGAATTTACCTATGGGTGGAGGATTAGGGGGCGGAAGTGCCGATTCTGCTGCTGTTTTAAACTTTCTCTCAAAGAATTTTAAAATATCAGAAAAAGAATTATTCGAAATAAGTTTCAAAATTGGAAGTGATGTCCCATTTTTGCTAAAAGGCGGAACAGCAATTGGTAAGGGTAAAGGAGAAATTTTAGAATTTTTGGAACCTTTAAAATTAAATATTCAAATATACCCTATGAACTATAAAATTGATACTAAAAAAATGTATGAAAAACTAGACCAAAATTGGGAAAGTATCGACCATTTTGGTGATCCATACAAATTGTATGAAGCCTTAAAAAATAACGATATTATAACAGCTAAACAAAATGCGTTTAACGTATTCGAACAAGTGGTATTCAAAGAATATCCTAAATTGAAACAAAAAAAGGAAGACATAGAAAAGGATGAAGGGATTATATTTGCTTTGATGACTGGTTCAGGTAGTACGTTATACAAAGTAATTGCAACTAACTGA
- the whiA gene encoding DNA-binding protein WhiA, translated as MSLVNSDYIFPEAEFYGFFIGKGEIIEKESEKLIKISITSLNSFKRLYKLCKYSFTDKFEVQFNNEKRLNLGGTGSIFLNYQTIDKILKKSNLYLNENKFSPPLKKDPLIFGSFLKGLLLSCGSISVKESYHLEFNLKTNNIFKEDLVRTFKSLLGVNARFFNRSKGSKVYIKSRDDILNILELLNAKEKVKELSELMDIRDLRSNVTRTINLISANSSKTAHSSIKQIKDIQIIQESIGLDSLPYDLKQIAAFRLENEDASLSNMAESLSMKKSTLYNKLKKISKIAESLKNT; from the coding sequence GTGAGCCTTGTGAATAGTGATTATATTTTCCCAGAAGCTGAGTTCTATGGTTTTTTCATAGGAAAAGGCGAAATTATTGAAAAAGAATCTGAAAAATTAATAAAAATATCCATAACATCTTTGAATAGTTTTAAAAGATTGTATAAACTTTGCAAATATTCGTTCACTGATAAATTCGAAGTACAATTTAACAACGAAAAAAGGTTAAATCTTGGTGGAACAGGTTCTATATTCTTAAACTATCAAACAATAGATAAAATATTAAAGAAAAGCAATCTTTATTTAAATGAAAATAAATTTTCCCCACCTTTAAAAAAAGATCCATTGATTTTTGGATCTTTTCTTAAAGGTTTATTGTTATCTTGTGGGTCTATATCAGTAAAAGAATCTTATCATTTAGAATTCAATTTGAAAACAAACAATATATTTAAAGAGGATTTAGTTAGAACATTTAAAAGTCTTTTGGGTGTAAATGCCAGATTTTTTAATAGAAGTAAAGGCTCGAAAGTATACATAAAATCACGCGATGACATTTTGAATATTCTTGAGCTTCTCAATGCCAAGGAAAAAGTAAAAGAATTAAGCGAATTGATGGATATAAGGGATCTACGAAGTAACGTAACAAGAACTATTAATTTAATATCTGCTAATTCATCAAAAACAGCTCATAGCTCAATAAAGCAAATTAAGGATATACAAATTATTCAAGAAAGTATAGGTTTAGATAGTTTACCATATGACCTAAAACAAATAGCAGCTTTTAGATTAGAAAATGAAGATGCAAGTTTGAGCAACATGGCAGAATCTTTATCAATGAAAAAATCTACTTTATACAACAAACTAAAAAAAATCTCAAAAATTGCCGAATCTCTAAAAAATACCTAA
- the greA gene encoding transcription elongation factor GreA has product MAEQVYKLTREGYEKLKKEREELKKRLMGEVAERIKEARELGDLSENSEYEEAKNEQGMIDSRIKEIDYILDNAEIIENGGNHDNSTVSLGKKVKIKDYRLNREQEFLLVTPQEANIEESKISIESPIGRSLLGRRKGEVINIKTARGSSKKIEIKEIS; this is encoded by the coding sequence GTGGCTGAACAAGTATACAAACTAACCAGAGAAGGGTACGAAAAATTAAAGAAGGAACGAGAAGAGCTTAAAAAAAGACTTATGGGGGAAGTTGCCGAAAGGATTAAAGAAGCCAGGGAATTGGGAGATCTATCAGAAAATAGTGAGTATGAAGAGGCAAAAAACGAACAAGGAATGATAGATTCCAGAATCAAAGAGATAGATTATATATTAGACAATGCTGAAATAATTGAAAATGGAGGCAATCACGATAATTCTACCGTAAGTTTGGGAAAAAAGGTGAAAATAAAAGATTATAGATTGAATAGAGAGCAGGAGTTCCTGCTAGTTACCCCTCAAGAGGCCAATATCGAAGAAAGTAAAATCAGTATTGAATCTCCTATTGGAAGATCATTACTAGGAAGAAGAAAAGGGGAAGTTATCAACATTAAAACAGCTAGAGGAAGCTCAAAAAAAATAGAAATCAAAGAGATAAGCTAA
- a CDS encoding gluconeogenesis factor YvcK family protein produces the protein MKNIVTIGGGTGTSQILRGLKWNQDIDIVSIVTVTDDGGSSGILREDFNILPPGDIRNNILALAEQETLLTKLLKYRFNEGFLKNHNLGNIILLALTRINGNNFPLAIKTLSEALKIRGRVFPASLDSLKLVAELDDGEIIFGETSIVLKNKNIKRIWLDGNAEAFDESVMAIQKADIIIFGPGSLYTSIIPNILVDGIRNAINLCKAKKVYIANIMTQPGETTNYSLKDHVQELENYLGEELDYIIANESNLPYEIILRYQRMGSIPVKLDMEEDRRVMISDLVYILNDEEPKIRHDPKKTSELILKCVQ, from the coding sequence GTGAAAAATATAGTAACAATTGGTGGCGGAACAGGGACAAGTCAAATATTAAGGGGATTGAAATGGAATCAAGATATAGATATTGTTTCCATCGTCACTGTTACAGATGATGGAGGAAGCTCCGGAATATTGCGTGAAGATTTTAATATATTGCCCCCAGGAGATATCAGGAACAATATACTAGCCTTGGCTGAACAAGAAACCCTTCTGACTAAATTACTTAAATATCGATTTAATGAAGGATTCTTAAAAAATCATAATCTCGGTAACATAATTTTGCTAGCATTAACTCGAATTAACGGTAATAATTTCCCCTTAGCTATAAAAACATTGTCGGAAGCTCTGAAAATAAGAGGAAGGGTCTTTCCTGCTTCTTTGGACTCTCTAAAACTTGTAGCAGAACTTGACGATGGTGAGATCATTTTTGGGGAAACTTCAATTGTGTTGAAAAACAAAAATATAAAAAGAATCTGGTTGGACGGCAATGCCGAAGCATTTGATGAAAGCGTTATGGCTATTCAAAAAGCTGATATAATAATTTTTGGACCTGGCAGTTTATATACCAGTATTATCCCTAATATATTGGTAGACGGAATAAGAAATGCAATCAATTTATGCAAAGCTAAGAAAGTATATATTGCGAATATTATGACACAACCAGGAGAAACGACCAATTATTCTTTAAAAGATCATGTTCAAGAATTAGAAAATTATTTAGGTGAAGAATTAGATTACATTATAGCCAACGAATCAAATTTACCATATGAAATAATTCTGAGATACCAACGAATGGGATCTATCCCAGTAAAATTAGATATGGAAGAAGATAGAAGAGTAATGATATCTGATTTGGTTTATATTTTAAACGATGAGGAACCAAAAATTAGACATGATCCAAAAAAAACATCAGAGTTGATTTTAAAATGCGTTCAATGA
- the nrdR gene encoding transcriptional regulator NrdR, whose protein sequence is MKCPFCGYEETKVLDSRPASNGTSIRRRRECLQCQARFTTYERYEQTRIRIIKKDGRRELYDRKKLMNGILKACEKRPVSTDQIEEIVDNIEEELRRSGNSEIYSSEIGDKVMEQLKSIDQVAYVRFASVYKEFRDLDSFLQAIRELKNS, encoded by the coding sequence ATGAAATGTCCTTTCTGTGGTTACGAGGAAACTAAAGTTCTAGACTCAAGACCAGCTAGTAACGGCACTTCCATAAGAAGAAGAAGAGAATGCTTGCAATGTCAAGCTCGTTTTACAACATATGAAAGATATGAACAAACAAGGATAAGAATAATAAAAAAAGACGGCAGAAGGGAACTTTACGATAGAAAAAAACTAATGAATGGGATCTTAAAGGCATGTGAAAAAAGGCCTGTGAGCACCGATCAAATTGAAGAAATTGTTGATAACATAGAAGAAGAATTAAGAAGAAGTGGCAATTCAGAAATTTACTCTTCTGAAATCGGTGATAAGGTTATGGAACAACTGAAATCAATTGATCAGGTTGCTTATGTAAGATTTGCTTCGGTGTATAAAGAATTTAGAGATTTAGACAGTTTTTTACAAGCTATAAGAGAATTAAAAAATAGTTAA
- a CDS encoding EscU/YscU/HrcU family type III secretion system export apparatus switch protein: MSNSKKAVALRYKRGTDEAPKVVAKGIDSIARRIIEIAEEENIPIVKSEKAVEEFYGLDLDEEIPDELYELAAEIIAFVYKMDKEFS, from the coding sequence ATGTCTAATTCAAAAAAAGCGGTAGCTTTACGGTATAAACGAGGAACAGATGAAGCACCTAAAGTCGTTGCTAAAGGTATCGATTCAATAGCCAGAAGAATCATAGAAATAGCTGAAGAAGAAAACATACCAATAGTTAAAAGCGAAAAAGCTGTTGAAGAGTTTTATGGTTTAGATTTGGATGAAGAAATCCCTGACGAATTGTATGAATTAGCTGCTGAAATAATAGCTTTTGTCTATAAGATGGATAAAGAGTTCAGTTAG
- the lysS gene encoding lysine--tRNA ligase — translation MDLRNIRIHQLKEMREKGYHPYKYNFQKNYTSQQIKDLFDSKVEAGQQLPDQVFNFAGRLMNLRKHGKSAFADLKDEFGRIQIYIRLDQVGQESYDFFKEYIDIGDWVGIKGYPFKTRTGELTLLALEIELLSKAIRPLPEKWHGLKDKEVRYRQRYVDMIANDDTIKTLRTRFLIIKYIREYLNNKGFLEVETPVLQSIMGGANARPFITHLNVYDIDMYLRIATELHLKRLVVGGMEKVYEIGKIFRNEGVSNKHNPEFTTIELYQAFADYNNMMELTEDLLYNITKKVHNKARVTYQGEEIDFTPPFKRIKMREFIQENLGIDIVEASDQELKEFLKNQGEEVEIEDRYHYLDKVWDLVEDKIIQPTFVMDYPIELSPLAKRKKDDPRLTERFELIIKGNEIANAFSELNDPQDQFERFKKQMELKELGDEEAQMMDLDFIRALEYGLPPTGGLGIGIDRVCMLLTDTPTIRDIIPFPIVKPVSFEDEEAMLNEEETNE, via the coding sequence ATGGACCTTAGAAATATACGAATACATCAATTAAAAGAAATGAGGGAAAAAGGATACCATCCATATAAGTACAATTTTCAAAAAAATTATACTTCCCAACAAATCAAAGATCTTTTCGATAGTAAAGTAGAGGCTGGCCAACAATTACCGGATCAAGTTTTTAATTTCGCTGGAAGGTTGATGAATCTAAGAAAACATGGCAAATCTGCTTTTGCTGATTTGAAGGATGAATTTGGACGTATTCAGATATATATTCGTTTAGATCAAGTAGGACAAGAAAGTTATGATTTTTTCAAAGAATATATTGATATCGGAGACTGGGTAGGAATAAAAGGTTATCCCTTCAAAACGAGAACAGGCGAATTAACCCTTTTGGCTTTAGAAATAGAATTACTCTCAAAGGCCATTCGCCCTCTTCCTGAAAAATGGCATGGACTCAAAGATAAAGAAGTTCGATATAGACAAAGATATGTTGATATGATTGCAAATGATGACACCATTAAAACCCTCAGAACACGTTTTTTAATCATCAAATACATTAGAGAATACTTAAACAACAAAGGTTTTTTAGAAGTCGAAACTCCTGTTCTCCAAAGTATAATGGGGGGAGCAAATGCAAGACCTTTTATTACCCATCTAAACGTTTATGATATAGATATGTACCTCCGGATAGCCACAGAACTACATCTAAAAAGATTGGTCGTCGGGGGCATGGAAAAAGTTTATGAAATAGGGAAAATATTCAGAAACGAAGGTGTTTCAAACAAACATAATCCAGAATTCACAACTATTGAGTTGTATCAAGCTTTTGCTGACTACAACAATATGATGGAACTAACCGAAGATCTTTTGTACAACATTACAAAAAAAGTTCACAACAAAGCAAGAGTTACATATCAAGGAGAAGAAATAGATTTCACACCTCCTTTCAAAAGAATAAAGATGAGAGAATTCATACAAGAAAATCTTGGAATAGATATAGTAGAAGCTAGTGATCAAGAACTGAAAGAGTTTTTGAAAAACCAAGGTGAAGAGGTAGAAATAGAAGACAGATACCATTATCTCGATAAAGTATGGGATTTAGTCGAAGATAAGATCATTCAACCTACATTTGTTATGGATTATCCTATAGAATTATCTCCACTAGCAAAAAGAAAAAAAGATGACCCAAGGTTAACCGAAAGGTTTGAATTAATAATAAAGGGCAACGAAATAGCTAACGCCTTTTCTGAATTGAACGATCCTCAAGATCAATTTGAAAGATTTAAAAAACAAATGGAACTCAAAGAGTTGGGTGATGAAGAAGCTCAAATGATGGATCTCGATTTCATAAGGGCGTTAGAATATGGTTTACCTCCCACTGGAGGGCTAGGAATAGGTATCGACAGAGTTTGTATGCTGCTTACCGATACCCCGACTATTCGCGATATTATACCTTTTCCAATTGTAAAACCCGTATCTTTCGAAGATGAAGAAGCTATGTTAAATGAAGAAGAGACTAACGAATAA